The following is a genomic window from Pseudomonas purpurea.
CCCTGGGCCAAGGCGTTTCGCGACTGGATGATCGAGAAACTCGCCGCAAACGACGAAGCCGCCCTGCACGACTACCGCCAGCAAGCGCCGAACGCCGTGCGCAGCCATCCCAGCGATGAGCATTTGCTGCCGTTGTACTTTGCGCGTGGTGCCGGGGGTGAGTTCAGCATCGCCCATCAGGGCTTCACCATGGGCGCGCTGGGGATGGACATCTATCGGTTTGGCTGACAGATAGACCGAGTTGCCCCCATCGCGAGCAAGCTCGCTCCCACAGGGGAAACGCATTCCAGTGCGGGAGCGGGCTTGCTCGCGAAGGGCGCGACACCGATCTCCAGCCAGACACAAAACAGCAGGCCAAAAAAATCCCCGAACCAGTCGGGGATTTTTTATGTGCGATCAATCAGCCCAAGGGCGGATCAATCTTCGCGATAGCGACGCAGTTTCAACTGCTTACCGGCAACGCGAGTGTCCTTCAGTTTGGTCAGCAGTTTCTCAAGACCATCTTCCGGCAACTCGACCAGGCTGAAGCTGTCACGCACCTGGATGCGACCGATGGCTTCACGCGCCAGGCCACCCTCATTGAGGATAGCGCCCAGCAGGTTCTTGGCAGCGATACCATCACGCGCACCCAGCGCGGTACGGCAACGAGCACGACCTTCGGCCAATGGGATCGGCGCACGACGCTCACGATCACCACGGTCCGGACGATCACCGGAACGCTCTGGACGATCACCGCGCGGAGCGTTGTTCGGTACCAGTGGACGTTCTTTCTCGATCGCAGCCAGGGTCAGTGCTTGAGCGTTGGTTGCTTTGCGCAGCAGCGCAGCAGCCAGTGCACGCGGGGTGCAACCGATGTCGGCAGTCAGGCGGTCCAGCAGATCACCGTGAGTCGACTCGGCATCAGCCACCAGCGGCGACAGGCTGTTGGTCAGTTTCTTGATGCGCGCATCGAGAACGGCTTGAGCGTCCGGCAGGCGAACTTCAGCCACTTTCTGACCGGTTACACGCTCGATCACTTGCAGCATGCGGCGCTCACGCGGAGTCACCAGCAGCAGTGCACGACCTTCGCGACCGGCACGGCCAGTACGGCCGATACGGTGAACGTAGGATTCCGGATCGTACGGCATGTCAACGTTGAACACGTGAGTGATGCGCGGAACGTCCAGGCCACGAGCAGCAACGTCGGTCGCCACAACGATGTCCAGACGGCCATCCTTGAGGGAGTCGATCACGCGCTCACGTTGGTTCTGGGCAATGTCACCGTTCAGCGCAGCAGCTTTGTAGCCTTTGGCTTCCAGGGCACTGGCCAGGTCCAGGGTCGCTTGCTTGGTGCGCACGAACATGATCAGGGCGTCGAAATCTTCAACTTCCAGCAGGCTCAATACAGCCGAGGTCTTCTGGTCAGCGTGAACCAACAGGTGAGCCTGTTCGATCGCGGTAACGGTCTGAGTCTTGGTCTGGATCTTCACGTGTTGCGGATCGCGCAGATGGCGCTCGGCAATGGCACGGATCGACTGCGGCAGGGTCGCCGAGAACAATACGGTCTGACGGGTTGCTGGCAAGGCCTTGAAGATAACTTCCAGGTCGTCCATGAAGCCCAGCTTGAGCATTTCGTCAGCTTCGTCGAGAACCAGGTGGTTCACGGTCGCCAGTACTTTTTCGTCACGACGCAGGTGGTCGCACAGACGGCCCGGAGTGGCAACAACGATCTGTGCGCCATTACGGATTGCTTTCAGTTGTGGGCCCATAGGCGCGCCGCCGTAAACGGCCACAACGGTAACGCCCGGCATTTGCTTGGCGTAGGTTTCGAAAGCGGTTGCTACTTGCAGCGCCAACTCACGGGTTGGCGCCAGGATCAGGGCTTGCGGCTCGCGCTTAGCAGGATCGATGCGATGCAGGATCGGCAGGGCGAACGCAGCGGTTTTACCCGTACCGGTTTGCGCCTGACCAATCATGTCGTGACCGGCCATAATGATCGGGATCGATTGCTGCTGAATAGCCGAAGGCTCTTCGTAGCCAGTCGCGATGACGGCTGCAAGAATATTCGGATTAAGATTAAAAGCGGCGAAGCCGCCGGTTTCCTGGGTCATGGGTCTGCCTCTAAGTGCATCCGCAAAGACCCATGCTCCAAAGCTGCGCATGCCGTGTAAGACTCAAGAGTCGCCCTGGCTGCTTTGTCGGCGGGGATTTGCGAAAACGAATGAATGAAAAGAATCGTCTAGGAAGAGCCCGCTGTGCGGACGTGCAGCCGAAGCTGACTTCGGGGAATTGCGCTACCTGAACGCGGCCTGGCTAAAGACCGGCGCGCACTATACCGGAATTCGCCAAAAAAGGGAGCTTTTTTTATCTAAGAAAGCCTGTGTACACCGGAGTGTCACAGGCTTTGCGGATAATCGTGCAGCCGTCTATTTTTTAAAAGCCCGGCCCTGTTGGTCATCAGGCTTAAACGGTTCACCTTTCAGGCGCCGACCTTCGGTCCGAGACTTCCTTTACCCACGAGGAAATGCCCCATGAATCAGCCAGATTCAAGCCGTGTCAGCCGCGAACGGCGCGGGCACATCCTGTTGATAGGCCTTGATCGGGTGGCCAAGCGCAACGCATTCGACCTCGACCTGCTCGATCAACTGAGCCTGGCGTATGGCGAATTCGAAGCCGACAGCGAAGCTCGTGTGGCCGTGGTATTCGGTCACGGTGAGCATTTCACCGCTGGGCTGGACCTGATGAACGTGAGTGCCGCACTGGCCAAGGGCTGGAAAGCTCCGATTGGCGGTTGCGATCCGTGGGGCGTTTTCGCCGGCCCCAGGGTCAGTAAACCGGTGATCGTCGCGGTTCAGGGCTACTGCCTGACCATTGGCATCGAACTGATGCTCGCCGCCGACATTAACCTGTGTGCCAGCAACACCCGCTTCGCCCAGATGGAAGTCCAGCGTGGGATCTTTCCTTTCGGCGGCGCCACCCTGCGTCTGCATCAGATTGCCGGCTGGGGCAATGCCATGCGCTGGTTGCTGACCGGTGACGAGTTCGACGCCCATGAAGCCTTGCACCTGGGGCTGGTGCAGGAAGTGATGGCCAGCGAAGACCTGCTGCCGCGAGCGATTGAGCTGGCCGAGCGAATCGCCCGGCAAGCGCCACTGGGGGTTCAGGCAACGTTACAGTCCGCACGCCAGGCGCGCCTTGAAGGTGAGACGGTGGCGGCGCAGGGGTTACCGCCGTTGGTGAAGAAGCTTTTGGCCAGTGAAGATGCCAAGGAAGGCGTGCGGTCGATGATCGAAAAACGCCCCGGAATCTTCAAAGGCTGCTGACATTACCTTTGTGGCGAGGGCGCTTGCTCCCGCAGGGCTGCGCAGCGGCCCCCAAAATCCAGGCAATCCATGCAGATTTTGTGAGTGTTGCGCACTCAAGCGGGAGCAAGCGCTCCTCGCCACAGAAGCTCGCCAGACTTCAAGTCGCCGGGCGAATCGCCTTGATCAACGCTTGCAACGAATAGCCCAGGCGCGGCGCCAATGCTTCGGCTCGTTCGGTCAACGCCTGCATGTCCAGTTCCTGGTCGAGTTCGCAGGGCACGATCAGAATCACGTTGCCCTCCTTCACCGGCAGTTCCCAATAATGCCTATGAAAAAGCCCCCGCAACAATGCTGCGCCCAGTGGCTTGCCGTCATCGGTCGCCCACTGGTTGATCACCAGCCAGCCACCCGAATTCAGGCGCTTCTGACAGTTTTCCAGGAACCCCCAGGCCAGATGCCCGACACCCGGCCCCACATCGGTATAGAGGTCGACAAAAATCAGGTCCGCGGGCTCGGCCGTCTCCAGTAACTCCAGGGCATCGCCGACGCGGATGTACAAACGCGGATCATCGTCCAGCCCCAGGTACTCGATGGCCAGGCGCGGAACGTCCGGGCGCAGCTCGATGGCTTCGACGTCTTCCAGTGGCAGGAACTTGAGGCACGCCTGGGTCAGGGTGCCGGCACCCAGCCCGAGGAACAGCGCACTTTCGGGCTGCTCATGGCACAACGCGCCAATCAGCATGGCCCGGGTGTAGTCGTACTCCAGCCAGCTCGGGTCGGCGGTGAACACGCAACTTTGCTCGATAGCGTCACCAAATTCGAGAAAGCGGTAATCCGCCACTTCAAACACCCGAATCATGCCGAATTCATCGTGCACCTCGGCGAGCAGATGCTCGACGCGCTCCTCAGTCATTTCGTCTCCTGGTCGTTGCCGGGACGATCCCCGACAACGCAATCATTCGTTGCGCTCAGTGCAGCAAAGGCGCGATTGTCCGCGAAGCGACGGGAACAGGTCACGCATTAATTACTGCTAACATGCCTACCCGACCGTTAAACACTAGAGTCCATGATGAGCCAACCCTGGAGCCCTGACAGCTGGCGCGCCCTGCCGATCCAGCAACAACCCCACTACCCTGACGCGGCGCATCTGCACGCCGTCGAGCAAAGCCTGGCCAGTTATCCGCCACTGGTGTTTGCCGGCGAAGCCCGGGAGTTGCGTCGTCAGTTTTCCGAGGTGACTCAGGGCCGGGCGTTTTTGCTTCAGGGCGGCGATTGCGCAGAAAGCTTCGCCGAGTTCTCGGCAGCGAAAATCCGCGACACCTTCAAGGTGCTGCTGCAAATGGCAATCGTGATGACCTTCGCCGCCGCCTGCCCGGTGGTCAAAGTCGGGCGCATGGCCGGGCAATTCGCCAAGCCGCGCTCGTCCAATGACGAAACCATCAACGGTGTGACGCTGCCGGCCCTACCGTGGCGACATCGTCAACGGCATCGGCTTCGACGAAAAGAGCCGCGTACCGGACCCGGAACGCCTGCTCCAGTCCTATCACCAGTCCACCGCCACCCTGAACCTGTTACGCGCCTTTGCCCAGGGCGGTTTTGCCGACCTGCACCAAGTGCACAAGTGGAACCTGGACTTCATCGCCAACTCGGCCCTGGCCGAGAAATACAGCCACCTGGCCAACCGTATCGATGAAACCCTGGCGTTCATGCGTGCCTGCGGCATGGACAGTTCGCCGCAATTGCGCGAAACCACCTTCTTTACCGCCCACGAAGCACTGTTGCTCAATTACGAAGAAGCCTTCGTGCGCCGCGACAGCCTGACCAACGATTACTACGATTGCTCGGCCCACATGCTGTGGATCGGCGACCGCACCCGTCAGTTGGACGGGGCTCACGTCGAATTCCTGCGCGGGGTGAACAACCCGATCGGGGTCAAGGTCGGCCCGACCATGAACCCCGACGACCTGATCCGCCTGATCGATGTGCTCAACCCGGACAACGACCCGGGCCGCCTGAACCTGATCGCGCGCATGGGCGCCAACAAGGTCGGCGACCATTTGCCGCAACTGATCCGCGCCGTGGAGCGCGAGGGCAAGAAGGTGCTCTGGAGTTCCGACCCGATGCACGGCAACACCATCAAGGCCAGCAGCGGTTACAAGACCCGCGACTTTGCACAGATCCTCGGCGAGGTGAAGCAGTTCTTCCAGGTCCACGAAGCCGAAGGCACGTATGCCGGCGGTATCCACATCGAGATGACCGGGCAGAACGTCACCGAATGCATCGGCGGTGCACGGCCGATTACCGAAGACGGTTTGTCGGATCGTTATCACACCCATTGCGACCCACGGATGAATGCCGATCAGTCCCTGGAATTGGCGTTTTTGATCGCTGAAACCCTGAAGCAAGTCCGCCGTTAAATCGCGGCGCTCCCTTCGCGAGCAAGCCCGCTTCCACATTAGACCGCGTCCGTTTGGACAGCTCGGTCAACTGTGGGAGCGGGCTTGCTCGCGAAGGCGCCAGCTCAATCACTATCAATCTGAGTCAATGCCACCCGCAACCGCGCCGCACTGGCCCTTGGGCAATTGAGCTGAATCTGTTCCAGCCCCAGCCAGTCCGCCATCTGCCGTAAATTGACCGCCAACGCCATCATTCCCCCATCATCCAGCCCCGACTCCTCTTCGTGCACCGCATGCACCGCCAACCGCCCCAACGCCCGCTCCGCCCGCAGATCGACCCGTGCGGCAATCCGCTCATGGTGCAAAAACGGCAGCACGTAATAGCCGTACACCCGCTTGTCCGGCGGCGTGTAGATTTCCAGCCGATAGCGAAAATCAAACAAGCGCTCGGTCCGACTGCGTTCCCAGATCAACGAATCGAATGGTGACAGCAACGCACTGGCCTCGACCTTGCGCGGCACCTTCGGGTCCGGCAGGCAGTAAGCAAGCGACTTCCAGCCCTGCACCTCACATGTCAGCAACTGGCCATTTTCTACCAGCTCGGCCAGTCCGTTACGGCACTCGGTCAGGCTCAAACGAAAGTAGTCGCGCAGGTCCTTTTCGGTAGCAACGCCCAGCGCACCGGCCGCATGCAACAGCAAACCGCGTTGCGCCTCAGCTTCGCCGAGCAGCGGTTGCTGGAGAATCGACTCGGGAATCACCCGTTCCGGCAAGTCATACAGACGCTCGAAACCGCGCCGCCCCGCCACTGTCACTTCACCCGCGGCGAACAACCATTCCAACGCATGCTTTTCCGCGCTCCAGTCCCACCAAGGGCCGGCACGCTCCTGGCGAGTCGACAAACTACCGGCGCCCAGCGCACCCAGTTCCTCGACCGATGACAATACGCGGCGGATCGTGTCCTGCTGCTCACGACCGAAGCGTGCCTGTTGCTGATAAATCCCGTTGCCCTGCGCCGCTTGCTGCATGCGCCAGCGCATCAACGGGTACATCGACAACGGCAACAGCGACGCCTCATGCCCCCAGTATTCGAACAACGTACGCCGCCGCCCCGAACTCCAGGCAGCCTGGTCGAGCAGCTCAGCAGAGTAATGACCCAGGCGAGAGAACAGCGGAAGGTAGTGCGAACGCACCAGAGCGTTGACCGAGTCGATTTGCAGAATGCCCAGGCGCTCAATCAAGCGGTTGAGCTGAGCGGGCTTGATCGTCCCTGGCGGCTGGCGCCCGGAAAAACCCTGGGCTGCCAGCGCCAGACGCCGAGCCTGTTTGAGGGATAAGGACAGTTGTGCGGGCATGGGCTTCTCCTTGTCTGCTCGCAAACTACCTCAATGTGAAGCGTCTTGTGTAGCGGCTCGGTACTCATTTGTGCATCGGGTCATCCCAGAAGGGGCGCACGACTTCATGCTCGACATCGGCACGGCTCAGCCCCATATCCTTCAGGGCTTCGTCGCTCAGACTGGCCAGCAGCTCACGTTCGCGATGGACCTCGTACCAGCCGCTGACTTTCTCCCACACGTGACGCAGCGAGAAACCATGGAACGAGAACCGGTGCGCCAATACATAACCTGTTTGACCTTTCATCGTCTTGCCCTCCGTTGTGGATGGCTCAAGTCTCGCGTCGAGGCTAAGATCAATCCAACGAATGTTTCTTATGCAACACATCTCGGAGATTGATGAATTGAGCAGCTACCCGAGTATCGATACCGAAGTGCTGCGTACCTTCGTCGCTATCGCAGACCAGGGCGGGTTCACCCGCGCAGGCGAACTGGTGAACCGCACACAGTCGGCGGTGAGCATGCAGATGAAGCGGCTGGAAGAAGACGTGCTGCAACGCCAGCTGTTTCAGCGAGACGGTCGCCAGGTTCGGTTGACCGCCGAGGGCCAGGTGCTGCTCGGTTACGCCCGGCGAATCCTGAAACTGCACAGCGAGGTGTTCAACACCCTGCGCGAGCCACACATGGTCGGCATCGTGCGCATCGGCACGCCGGATGATTACGTGATGCGCTTCCTGCCGGGCATCCTCTCGCGCTTCGCCCAGGCTTATCCGCTGATCCAGATCGAGGTGCATTGCGAGCCATCAAAACAACTGCTGCTGCGCCGTGACCTGGACCTGTCCATCGTCACCCGGGAACCCGGCAGCGAGGTCGGCCAGTTGTTGCGCAAGGAACGTTTTGTCTGGGGCCCAGGCCCAGTGCTTCAACCCGGTTGAACAATCGCCGGTGCCTCTGGCGATGTTCAACGGCGATTGTTTCTGCCGGATCTGGGCCTGCAACGCCTTGGACACCTTGGGCCGCGATTACCGCATTGCCTACAACAGTTCGAGCCTGTCGGCACTGATGGCCGTGGTCAGCGCCGGGCTGGCCGTCACCGCACAGCTGGAAAGCCTGATCCCGGCGGACATGCGTATTCTGGGCGAGGCCGAGGGCCTGCCACTGCTGCCCGAAGCCAGCATCATGCTGGTGCGTAACCTGAACAACCCTTCGCCGATCACCGAATGCCTGGCCGAGCACATCGTCGACGGCTTCAAACTTTAAACGCGAGCATTACCGCGCACAGCACCAGAAAACCACAGAACAACCCGCGCAGCACACGCTCCGGCAGGGCATGGGCAACCTTCACACCCCAACTGATACTCAGCAGCCCACCCAGTGCCATGGGCAGTGCAATGCCCCAGCTCACTTGCTGGTGCACTGCGTAAGTCACCAGGGTGACGCCAGTACTTGGCAGCGCCAGCGCCAGCGACAACCCTTGGGCGACCACCTGCGTGGTGCCGAACAGGCTGGTCAGCACCGGTGTTGCGACCACCGCGCCGCCGACACCAAACAGTCCACCCATGGCGCCCGACGCCGCGCCGAGCACGCCCAGCCAAGGCCATGAGTAACGCATCTGCGCTGAAGCAGGCGCACTGGCCATGAACATCCGCACCAGATTGTAGGCCGACAGGGCGATCAAAAATGCCACGAAGCCGATGCGCATCACCTGTGCATCAATGCCCACCGCCCAGATCGAACCGATCCACGCAAAACAGAACCCCATCGACGCCAGCGGCAATGCGTGTCGCAGCTCGATGCGGTTGCGCTGGTGATAACGCCACAGCGCCAGCATCACGTTCGGCACCACCATCACCAACGCAGTGCCTTGGGCGATTTGCTGATCCAGACCGAACAACACGCCGAGCACGGGAATGGCGACCAAGCCGCCGCCGATTCCGAACAACCCACCAACGGTGCCTAACGCGGCGCCCAGCGCCAGATACATGACTAACTCAATCACAGACATTTCCTCATCAGCCAAGCCCCGTATCCTACGCAGTCGACGCTGGCGGGGAAACGCACAGCACCGCACAATGGCTGTGCGTTTTTCGCATAAGCAGACACTCATGAATCCAAACGTACTCACTGATCAGTTGGGGCTGTTCCTCGATGTCCTGGAAACCGGCAGTTTCTCGGCGGCCTCCCGCCGCCATCCACTGACGCCCTCAGCCGTTGCCCGGCGCATCGACAGCCTGGAAGGTGCCGTCGGCAGCCAGTTGTTCATCCGCAGCACTCACGCGGTGCGCGCCACGCCGGCCGGTCTGGCATTTGCCGAACGGGCGCAGCGCATCGTCGCCGAGTTGCGTCTGGCCCGTGCCGAAGCGGTGTCCTTGAGCAGCGCCCCGGAAGGTCTGATCCGCATCGACGCCCCCGCCGCGTTTGGCCGACGGCATCTGGCGCCGGTGATTGCCGATTTCCTGGTGGCCTATCCGGGGCTGGACGTGCAATTGCACCTGATCGACAGTTTTGTCGACATGCAGGGGTCGAACCTGGGCAAGGTCGACCTGGTACTGCGCGCCGGGCAAATGGCCGACACCCGGCTGGTGGCCACGCCGCTGGCCAGCATGGTGCGCATTGCGTGTGCCAGCCCCGCGTACCTCAAGCACCGAGGCGTGCCGAGCCAGCCGAGCGAACTGAGCCAACACGACGGCCTCGACTGGGATGGCCTGGCGCCGCCCTTCGCCTGGCGTTTCGAGCTGGACGGCCAGATGCAGTTGCATCGCCCCCAACGGATCCGCCTCAGCGCCAACAATGCCGAAGCCTTGCTCTACGGCGCCCTCGCCGGCCTGGGCATCGCCCACCTGCCGACCTGGCTGTGCAGCGAATACTTGCTGCGCGGCGAGTTGCTGCCATTGTTTTGCGACAACGGCCTGCCCCAACCGGAAACCACCGGCATCTACGCCCTGCGCCTCGAACAACAGATCAACTCGCGCAGCCGTTTGCTGCTGGAATACCTCAAGAGCCGCTTCAGCCCGATACCGCCCTGGGACCTGGCGCTGCAAAGCGACCTGGGCCGGCAATAACCGAAAATTATCTGGCGCATTAAACACTCGCCCGCTAGGGTCTGTACGAAAAGTCGCCGAGTGGCGATCAGGCAAGGCAAAAACAGGCGAGGAAACGGAGTTTACGGGTTGTAAATGAGCATTCCGAGCCTGTTTTTAACGCAGCATGATCGACACGCAGGCAGTTTTCGTACAGAACCTAGATTCATGACGATCACCGTTCAAGGCCCGAATATGACCACCGAAAGCACTACCCCGGACACCTGCGACCACCTGCTGCTGGACAATCAGGTGTGCTTTGCCCTGCACTCCACCTCGCTGCTGATGACCAAGGTCTATAAACCGCTGTTGCAAGCGCTGGGCCTGACATATCCGCAGTACCTGGCGATGATGGTGTTGTGGGAGCGGGACGGGTTGACCGTCGGTGAAATCAGCACGCGCCTGCTGACCGATCCCGGCTCTCTGACGCCGCTGCTCAAACGCCTGGAAGCCGAAGGCCTGCTAAGTCGCACCCGCAGCCGTGAAGACGAACGCGTGGTCATCGTCGAACTCACCGAACAGGGCCGCGCCCTGCGTGACCAGGCCCGCGACATTCCGCAGTGCATCCTTGGCGCCAGCGGTCAGACCCTGGAGCAACTGCAAAAGCTGCAAGCCGATCTGCTGGTGTTGCGCAGCCACCTGCAAGACAGCCTCTGATCTTCCAACCCGCAGAAATCCCCTGCAGGAAGGGCCGGGCGACGTTCACTTGCTCGCGAACGTCAGCTCCAACATCCATGTTGACTGACACACCGCCTTCGTCGGATCGCCGCCCAGCGCAGCCCGCTTCCACACCGGTTGCTGATGAACCCACCGCGACAGCGCCAGATCAACATTTACAGCCACATGCATTCGCCTGCCAACAGGCCTTCGGCATACCCTTTTCAAAATTTATATTGCGCACAATATATTAGCGAGCTACATTTATTTCGCAGCTACTTAGCGCGCAAGCTTTTAGCGCAAAACAAATCGCGAATGAGGCTCACACCATGCAAACTCTCTACACCGCTGTTGCAACCGCCACCGGTGGCCGTGATGGTCGCGCCGTTTCCAGCGACAACATCCTCGATGTCAAACTCGCCACCCCCAAAGAACTGGGCGGTGCGGGCGGCGCAGCGACCAATCCCGAGCAATTGTTCGCAGCCGGTTATTCGGCCTGCTTCATCGGCGCACTGAAATTCGTCGCCAGCCAGACCAAGCGCAAAATTCCGGATGACGCCGCGATCACCGCCCATGTCGGCATCGGTCAGATTCCTGGCGGTTTCGGTCTGGACATCGACCTGCACGTCAGCCTGCCAGGGCCTGGAGCAGGTCGATGCACAAACCCTGGTCGACGCCGCGCACCAGGTCTGCCCGTACTCCAACGCCACACGCGGCAATGTGGACGTGCGCCTGCACGTCACCGTCTGAGCACCCGCACTTTCCAGACGCGCATAAAAAAGCCCGACTCAAAGGTCGGGCTTTTTCTTTCCTGCAAAAACTGCGCTTATTTAGCACGGCCTTTGTAAGAACCGCCTTCGCGGGTATCGATCTCGATCATGTCGCCGATTTCGATGAAGTCAGCAACCGACAGCTCGGTACCGTTCTTCAGTTTGGCAGGCTTCATCACCTTGCCGGAAGTGTCACCGCGAGCGGAACCTTCGGTGTAGTCAACCTGACGCACGATAGTGGTCGGCAGCTCTACGGAAACCAGACGCTCTTCGAAGAAGATCGCTTCGCAAACATCGGTCATGCCTTCTTCAACGAAAGGCAGAACAGACTCGATGTCTTCAGCGTTCAGCTCGTACATGGTGTAGTCAGTGGTGTCCATGAACGTGTAGGTGTCGCCGCTGATGAAGGACAGGGTCGCTTCTTTGCGGTCGAGGATTACGTCGTCCAGTTTGTCGTCGGCGCTGTAAACGATCTCGGTCTTGTAACCGGTCAGCAGGTTTTTCAGCTTGGTCTTCATGATCGCGCTGTTACGACCGGACTTGGTGAATTCAGCTTTCTGAA
Proteins encoded in this region:
- a CDS encoding DEAD/DEAH box helicase — encoded protein: MTQETGGFAAFNLNPNILAAVIATGYEEPSAIQQQSIPIIMAGHDMIGQAQTGTGKTAAFALPILHRIDPAKREPQALILAPTRELALQVATAFETYAKQMPGVTVVAVYGGAPMGPQLKAIRNGAQIVVATPGRLCDHLRRDEKVLATVNHLVLDEADEMLKLGFMDDLEVIFKALPATRQTVLFSATLPQSIRAIAERHLRDPQHVKIQTKTQTVTAIEQAHLLVHADQKTSAVLSLLEVEDFDALIMFVRTKQATLDLASALEAKGYKAAALNGDIAQNQRERVIDSLKDGRLDIVVATDVAARGLDVPRITHVFNVDMPYDPESYVHRIGRTGRAGREGRALLLVTPRERRMLQVIERVTGQKVAEVRLPDAQAVLDARIKKLTNSLSPLVADAESTHGDLLDRLTADIGCTPRALAAALLRKATNAQALTLAAIEKERPLVPNNAPRGDRPERSGDRPDRGDRERRAPIPLAEGRARCRTALGARDGIAAKNLLGAILNEGGLAREAIGRIQVRDSFSLVELPEDGLEKLLTKLKDTRVAGKQLKLRRYRED
- a CDS encoding crotonase/enoyl-CoA hydratase family protein; amino-acid sequence: MNQPDSSRVSRERRGHILLIGLDRVAKRNAFDLDLLDQLSLAYGEFEADSEARVAVVFGHGEHFTAGLDLMNVSAALAKGWKAPIGGCDPWGVFAGPRVSKPVIVAVQGYCLTIGIELMLAADINLCASNTRFAQMEVQRGIFPFGGATLRLHQIAGWGNAMRWLLTGDEFDAHEALHLGLVQEVMASEDLLPRAIELAERIARQAPLGVQATLQSARQARLEGETVAAQGLPPLVKKLLASEDAKEGVRSMIEKRPGIFKGC
- a CDS encoding spermidine synthase, giving the protein MTEERVEHLLAEVHDEFGMIRVFEVADYRFLEFGDAIEQSCVFTADPSWLEYDYTRAMLIGALCHEQPESALFLGLGAGTLTQACLKFLPLEDVEAIELRPDVPRLAIEYLGLDDDPRLYIRVGDALELLETAEPADLIFVDLYTDVGPGVGHLAWGFLENCQKRLNSGGWLVINQWATDDGKPLGAALLRGLFHRHYWELPVKEGNVILIVPCELDQELDMQALTERAEALAPRLGYSLQALIKAIRPAT
- a CDS encoding winged helix-turn-helix domain-containing protein, which encodes MPAQLSLSLKQARRLALAAQGFSGRQPPGTIKPAQLNRLIERLGILQIDSVNALVRSHYLPLFSRLGHYSAELLDQAAWSSGRRRTLFEYWGHEASLLPLSMYPLMRWRMQQAAQGNGIYQQQARFGREQQDTIRRVLSSVEELGALGAGSLSTRQERAGPWWDWSAEKHALEWLFAAGEVTVAGRRGFERLYDLPERVIPESILQQPLLGEAEAQRGLLLHAAGALGVATEKDLRDYFRLSLTECRNGLAELVENGQLLTCEVQGWKSLAYCLPDPKVPRKVEASALLSPFDSLIWERSRTERLFDFRYRLEIYTPPDKRVYGYYVLPFLHHERIAARVDLRAERALGRLAVHAVHEEESGLDDGGMMALAVNLRQMADWLGLEQIQLNCPRASAARLRVALTQIDSD
- a CDS encoding DUF1127 domain-containing protein, producing the protein MKGQTGYVLAHRFSFHGFSLRHVWEKVSGWYEVHRERELLASLSDEALKDMGLSRADVEHEVVRPFWDDPMHK
- a CDS encoding sulfite exporter TauE/SafE family protein translates to MIELVMYLALGAALGTVGGLFGIGGGLVAIPVLGVLFGLDQQIAQGTALVMVVPNVMLALWRYHQRNRIELRHALPLASMGFCFAWIGSIWAVGIDAQVMRIGFVAFLIALSAYNLVRMFMASAPASAQMRYSWPWLGVLGAASGAMGGLFGVGGAVVATPVLTSLFGTTQVVAQGLSLALALPSTGVTLVTYAVHQQVSWGIALPMALGGLLSISWGVKVAHALPERVLRGLFCGFLVLCAVMLAFKV
- a CDS encoding LysR family transcriptional regulator, encoding MNPNVLTDQLGLFLDVLETGSFSAASRRHPLTPSAVARRIDSLEGAVGSQLFIRSTHAVRATPAGLAFAERAQRIVAELRLARAEAVSLSSAPEGLIRIDAPAAFGRRHLAPVIADFLVAYPGLDVQLHLIDSFVDMQGSNLGKVDLVLRAGQMADTRLVATPLASMVRIACASPAYLKHRGVPSQPSELSQHDGLDWDGLAPPFAWRFELDGQMQLHRPQRIRLSANNAEALLYGALAGLGIAHLPTWLCSEYLLRGELLPLFCDNGLPQPETTGIYALRLEQQINSRSRLLLEYLKSRFSPIPPWDLALQSDLGRQ
- a CDS encoding MarR family transcriptional regulator; translation: MTTESTTPDTCDHLLLDNQVCFALHSTSLLMTKVYKPLLQALGLTYPQYLAMMVLWERDGLTVGEISTRLLTDPGSLTPLLKRLEAEGLLSRTRSREDERVVIVELTEQGRALRDQARDIPQCILGASGQTLEQLQKLQADLLVLRSHLQDSL
- a CDS encoding elongation factor P, whose amino-acid sequence is MKTGKELKPGTVIRLENDPWLVQKAEFTKSGRNSAIMKTKLKNLLTGYKTEIVYSADDKLDDVILDRKEATLSFISGDTYTFMDTTDYTMYELNAEDIESVLPFVEEGMTDVCEAIFFEERLVSVELPTTIVRQVDYTEGSARGDTSGKVMKPAKLKNGTELSVADFIEIGDMIEIDTREGGSYKGRAK